The following proteins come from a genomic window of Loxodonta africana isolate mLoxAfr1 chromosome 19, mLoxAfr1.hap2, whole genome shotgun sequence:
- the ADORA2A gene encoding adenosine receptor A2a: protein MGISVYIMVELAIAVLAILGNVLVCWAVWLNSNLQNVTNYFVVSLAAADIAVGVLAIPFAITISTGFCAACHGCLFFACFVVVLTQSSIFSLLAIAIDRYIAIRIPLRYNGLVTGTRAKGIIAVCWVLSFAIGLTPMLGWNNCGWPKEDRNHSQACGAGQVACLFEYVVPMNYMVYYNFFACVLVPLLLMLGVYLRIFLAARRQLKQMESQPAPGERARSTLQKEVHAAKSLAIIVGLFALCWLPLHVINCFTFFCPECAHAPLWLMYLAIVLSHTNSVVNPFIYAYRIREFRQTFRKIIRSHVLRRREPFKAGGTSARALAAYGSGDGEQVSLRLNSHPLGIWANGSAPSPEPRPNGYSLGLVSRGGALEFHGDKGLPDVSPESAGLVAPLAQDGAGVS, encoded by the exons ATGGGCATCTCAGTGTACATCATGGTGGAGCTAGCCATTGCGGTGCTGGCCATCTTGGGCAATGTGCTGGTTTGCTGGGCTGTGTGGCTCAACAGCAACCTGCAGAATGTCACCAACTACTTCGTGGTGTCGCTGGCAGCGGCCGACATTGCCGTGGGGGTGCTGGCTATCCCCTTTGCCATCACCATCAGCACAGGGTTCTGTGCCGCCTGCCACGGCTGCCTCTTCTTCGCCTGCTTCGTGGTGGTCCTCACGCAGAGCTCCATCTTCAGCCTCCTGGCCATCGCGATTGACCGCTACATTGCCATCCGTATCCCACTGCG GTACAATGGCCTGGTGACGGGCACACGGGCCAAAGGCATCATCGCAGTCTGCTGGGTGCTGTCATTCGCTATCGGCCTGACGCCCATGCTGGGCTGGAACAACTGCGGATGGCCGAAGGAAGACAGGAACCACTCACAGGCCTGCGGGGCGGGCCAGGTGGCCTGCCTCTTTGAGTACGTGGTACCCATGAACTATATGGTGTACTACAACTTCTTTGCGTGTGTCTTGGTGCCCCTGCTGCTCATGCTGGGCGTCTACCTGCGCATCTTCCTGGCAGCGCGGCGGCAGCTGAAGCAGATGGAGAGCCAGCCAGCACCAGGCGAGCGGGCAAGGTCCACACTGCAGAAGGAGGTGCATGCTGCCAAGTCACTGGCCATCATTGTGGGGCTCTTTGCCCTGTGCTGGCTGCCCCTGCACGTCATCAACTGCTTCACCTTCTTCTGCCCCGAGTGTGCCCACGCCCCGCTCTGGCTCATGTACCTGGCCATTGTCCTCTCCCATACCAACTCTGTCGTCAACCCGTTCATCTACGCCTACCGCATCCGAGAGTTCCGCCAGACCTTCCGCAAGATCATTCGCAGCCATGTCTTGCGGCGGCGGGAGCCCTTCAAGGCGGGCGGCACCAGTGCCCGGGCCCTGGCTGCTTATGGCAGCGGTGATGGAGAACAGGTCAGCCTCCGACTCAACAGCCACCCTCTCGGCATATGGGCCAACGGCAGCGCCCCCAGTCCTGAGCCACGGCCCAATGGCTACTCCCTGGGGTTGGTGAGCAGAGGGGGTGCCCTCGAGTTCCATGGGGACAAGGGCCTCCCAGATGTGAGCCCAGAGTCTGCTGGCCTAgtggctcccctggcccaggatgGAGCAGGCGTGTCCTGA